In Narcine bancroftii isolate sNarBan1 chromosome 7, sNarBan1.hap1, whole genome shotgun sequence, the sequence TGAATCAATAGGATGGCTTGCATTATTTTTTTTAGCTCTGTTAATCCAACTCTTCAATTTTCCCACTCCAATCATTCTTTTCTGCTGTTTCAGGCAATAAAACAACCTGTATTCCAACATATATATTCAAAATCTCAAATATTTGCAATATTTCCTTGAAAATGGTAAATTTTATATTGCTACATCCCTTTGATCATAAAATCTACCCAAAATGTGCCAAGGAGTGTGCATGAGGAAACCTCATTGGTCCTCCGGCATTCCTGTCTGGCTCATATTCTCCCTGTTTTGGCTCTGTAATGACTTGTATTCCTCAGATACTGAGCCAAAGTACTGCATTGTATGCCTGCTAAGTCATGGAGCTGTTGGGTTAGACATGAATAGAACACAGCTGACAAATATTTAAATTTGTCGCGAGGTCATCAGCTGCAGCAGAGAAATCATGCTGTAATGCCATGGTCAGTCCACTGCATACCTCTGCAGTTTACTATGGTAGGGTAGTAATTTAAAAACTGGCACTTAAGACAGTGGGAATAGCAGTATGTGAGTGAAACAGAGCTGAAGGCATTCTTGCAGTCCTGGAGTGCAAGATTTCACCATAACTGCTCATATAGCCcattacaggtgcctaaccttttatccgggattctGAAtgctggcaacctccaaaaaccggcaCTTTTTTCAGTCGATGGCCCTCACTCAACTCCCGTGTATCTTGTTGCGTTCTGCTTTGATAATTTGTGGTATCATCACCTAATAAGTAGCCCTTCATGGCACACGCTGCCACTAATTAGTGCAATAATCACTTTATAAGACCCCCTGCCTGTCGAGCATTATCGCCATCCACCTCCCGGTCGACGCTACCAGAAGCCGAATTGAgccaattttattttgaagttttactttaaaataaaaaaagcatgctagtgatattatggtctttaATTATCTAAATTAATTTAACACCCCACGCCTCCTGTTTTGTGCGATTTTGGAACATCGTATTGGCTTAAAGGGACCACCATTTTAAAGTGATTCTGAACAATGGCAAGTGTCTGGTCCCAacgatcctggataaaaggttaagcACCTGTAGTGGTAGTGATTTTCTGCATGGATTGGTTGAGCAAGAAATCTTTTCTGAACTGTAAAGCTACCAAACTCTATGTATTTTACATTAGATAGCTTGAGATGCGGCTCACTGCCATCGTGAAGACATAATGAGATAGTGCTACTGATGGTTGTGACAAAGGAATAAACTGTGTACATTTGGTAGTGTAGTTAGAGAATGTTGTGGTATTCATTTACTACACTGTTTTGTATGTTCATTTTTAAATGGCAAGATCTGTCTTTAATCCAGGTCACTATTAAGGTGATGTTCCACTATAGAGATGAGTGTTGTAATCACTCCTGCATGTTTAATGTAGTAGACTGCAACTCATACATTTTCTTCCTTTATCAACTGATGCAGAGCCGATCTAACATTTCCAATAGAAGGTTGTTGGAAATGCCACTGATGGAGCTGGTCCCATTTTAGGGACAATTTGTGTTCCTCAGTCATATGTCAAATTACAGCAACCAACTAAGCAGCTTGTGTATGTAATGAAGAATGTTTCTTGCTGTCTCTCTGAAAGTCTTGAAATTTTTGATCTAATCGTTTCTTAATCATCCAAATTCCAGGGAATATAACTTTAGTTAAGTGTAATCACTAAATGTCTCTTAATCCTTGGAATCTAGATATCTTGGTGAATCCTTGCAGTCAACAAAGTACGGTGCTTTTTTTGTTTATGTTGAACAAATTTAGCATTATAATTAGAGGTCTTATAattgtgtctttttttttgtttccagttACTTATTAATCTCTTTTAAGGCCATATTTGTTTGCACCGTCAAACCTCGCAAAGCCAATACCTTAGAATTGTTCAATGTGAGGAGCAGTAAGGACCACAGCTCTAACAATAACAGTGGCAAGTTACTGTCACTCAAGAATTTaaatgaaattataatcttgaaactTATCAATCTTTCTTTTGGAATGTTTGTTTTCATCAATTAAAATAATTGAATATGTATCGTAATAATTATGTGGCCctgaattaattaattaaatagtTGTCTTTTACACCATCAAAGTTGCTGTGAaattaaaatatacaaaatattcaaaattgtAGTTATTACCTTTTACAATCCCATGtgtgatttaaaataaaatactaaTAATTGCAAAAAGTGCAAAATAGTTGCTTAATTATTGAGGTATTTGCTTTAGCATCTGGAGAATACTGCACCATATACAGGTATCCCCTGCTTTTCTAAAGTTCGCTTTACGCCACTTCGCTTGTACAAAAGGCCTACATTAGTACCTGTTTTCGCTAACCGACAGAAATCCGGATTTTCACTTTTACGAGAAAAAGGCGAAAAGCGAAAATAGCATTCAGCATTTGTTTTGCAGCAAGCCGTTCTAGAGACAGTACACACCCCCGAGGAGTGAGAGTGGCGCTGCCAAGCTCCTTCCCTGGGAACTATACTCAGCATCAAGCCACCATAGCTTTGAACTGTGTCTGTGAGCATCTGTGCTTAATCTCAATTTATTTTGTGCATCCGTGAGCAAGATGTGTCCTAAGGTATAAGAAAAACCTAAGAGAGCTCATTAAGgtgttatttggtatgatttggtaGGTTTTTTTGGGTCTGGGACCGCTCAAAAATTTTTCCCATATAAATTAATTGTAATTGCATCTTCGCTTTACACCATTTCGGCTTTCGAAAgatttcataggaatgctctacttTCGGAAAATTCTTGCTAGTTTATTATTTAATTATTGGCATTATTCCTAATTGTTTGCATACATCATGGAGACAACTTTCAAACAAGTAAAGCATAAGAAATCAGCTAATTTTCTGTCTGGCTTTTTAAACTTGGACCTAATAGTAAATACGTGTGCCACAATAATTTAGAAACATTCTTATATTAATGAGTGTCTATTTCCTTGCTGAAGTGAAATCCTATAGCTTCAGAAGACGTGTCTTCAAAAGAGCAACTTAATGAAGTATTGGCCACCTTGATGGGGAATGGAAGCAATCATCTTCCATCATGTCATGCATGACAGGAAGCCAGGCACTGAACAGCATGAGATTAGCAAGAACCCTAAGCAAAGGTGGAGGCAAAGGAGTGAAGCAGCTgtccttttatttttttccccacacattTGGGATTGATGCCTGAAGGAATAAATTGGCATATTTCTGGTATATTGGAATTTTACTGTCAATATTCCTGCACCAGTTCATTCTTTAGCAGGCTGGGATGCATTTATCAGAGAGATGAGGAGATCAGAGTGTGAGTGTCTAAACTCACATCTGAAAGTATATGCAGAAGGCCACCTCCAGTTGCCACAGAGCAAACTATTTTCAAAAATTTCAGAACAAAGAAGGGTCCTTTATTCATTCATCAggtttagatttttaaaataagtgtattaattccatttttaaccagtGATTCAGCTAGACTTTAGTCCTACTCTCTGCTGGCTAACCCACTTAGCATTTTGCACACTCTCCCATCTACAAACGCCCTGCGACTGGCAATGCACATCAAGTGGTGACCCTGCTGCCTCATAGCCCCAGATTCAGTCCTGACGTCAGGACTACATGGGGTTCCCTgagtgctcttgtttcctccgaTTAACATTCCTGTAGTTAATTAGCTATTGTAAATTACCCCAAGTGTAAGTAGTTGGAGAGTGATGAACATGTAAGAGAGAATAAGCTACGAGGAAATAAGTGAACAATGGAGTTTATAGAATGAGTGTAAGATCCTACTGTGATATGATGACCTCTGTCTGGTTGCATGGTATTATGTCCAGTGAGTCCAGTTTGAGGACTCTAGGTCTTAGAATGGATGAAGGATCATTGAATTATCTGCAGGGTTATGATTCTCACACTACCATAATTTTGCAAGTGGCGTGCAATGGTGGATTTTTCATGGGTGTTTGTGTGAAAGGGAGAGATACTGATACTATTGCTGAATGATATTTCAGAAGGTTAATCGTGGGGAATATACTGTGTTTCATACTCGATCTACAAAAACAAACTAGCAGTGCAATTAcggttttttttttcaagcatTGTTTGGAGAGCACATTTCAACATATGAAACAGTAAGGACACATCTTGAGGTGGTATTCAGCAAgcatttcctgatttttttcccccaccctccTGTGAAAAGATTTAAGAGAATAGTGCTGGAGTAGTGGTCTCAGGATACTTCTTCAGACAGCAAAAGTGCAACATGCTAAATATTGGCACAAAGATTTTTGACCATGAATTTTGCAGCACCGCATCACTGGCTGATATTTCTAACTTTGTTTCAAGGACACAAATCCCTCATCTCTCAGCCTTTAAGAAGCTTTAGACAAAAGGACTCTTGCTGGTAATTCTTGTTCACCAGTTTGGAAGAGTTCATTTTATTGAGCAGTGAGTTGGACCAGTCAATAAGCCAGCATTTGTCCACCATGTCTGGAATAATCCCTCCATTAAAAAGAGGGTTATTAAGgggatagatcagtggttctcaacctttttctttccattcacatacctctttaagtaatccctatgccattagtgtattgtgattagtaaagggttgtatgtgagtgggaagggaaggttgaggaccactgctctagcccaattgttattgaaatattttgcttgagaaaaattgtcattggtccatttaatttggagttatgaaactatgcacataacaagtcagttaggtaaaattaaaacagtggttttcaaactatctttcaacccatataccaccttaagcaatatggcataggaattacttaaagtggtatgtgagtggaaagaaaaagaatgagaaccactgggataaaTTGTGGACAGGTATTGGATTTTCTGTCTTCATTGGCAGGTTGGCAAAGATACAGCAATGGAACAAAGAAAGTGAGATACTGATTCACCAACTCCTCACTGGCTAGTGTCTGGGATTCTCAGGGTGTGAAACACTTGATTTTCTTTCCCCAGAACGGGTTGATAAATGTGACCACTAAAAAATGTTAAGGcgttttctttcttttcagttACAGGGCTCCATAAAGAGAAAGCTGGAAGGAAATGCGTCACCTGTCAGCAACGATAGACCAAATGGCATTTCTGATGGGGCTTTCCAGATGGATATTAAAAGAATAAGAGTGGATGAAGGCGGTCTTGCAATTGGCCAAAGTGGACACCAACTCAGTAATGGACAAGGTCAAACCCTGCAGGGTGCAGTCACAATGGGACCTGGAACTCCAGGAAAAGATGGGAGTTTGATCGGAACCACCCAAGCCAATGGTGGTGATGCCAGTTCTGGCTTCAGTTTGCCACACAACAAGGAGATGAAACAGGAGCCAACAGAGAGTGTTTCATGCAGTGAACATTTGAACAATCAAATCTCCAACAACAGCATGCTGTTTGAATCCAAAGATGATCTAGGAATGCAGCTGCTTGATCCAGATTTGCAAGATTTATTTGATGAATTGACAAACATGTCAGGTGTTCCCCCACTGAGTGATATTGACCTGGATAACATGTTAAATCCCAGCATTAGAAATGAAGAACCATTCAGCATAGACATTGGACAGCAAAATCAGAGCAGTACACCAAAGCCGCATTCACAGTTAGACAATCCAACAGTAAAAACTGAATACTCACCTGGTTTTACCCAGGCACCTGGAGGGTCACCCCAAATGAGGCCTCCTTCCACAGGCCCCCCCTATTCAATGGCAAATCCAGCCATGTCGGTTCCTTCGCCCATTTCCTCTGCAGCTCAAAGTCAGAACCAACCACAGCAATCTTTACCAACTGCACCAAACAGAAGCTTGTCCAACTGGCACGACCTGTCTCATGCACAGCAGCTGAAGAAGATTGCAGATAATCGGCAACAGCATGCCCTGCTGCAGCATCAACAGCAAAACCCGGCAGCTAGTTGGCCACCTGCTCCACAGTCGGGTCCTTCATCAGGAAATTTTGGGCAGGAGAAAATACCCAGTCCCTCCCTCCACCAGCAGCCTTTTAGCTCCCCAAATTCTCTGCTTACTGGGGTGTCTACCAATAGCAATCAGTCAAAAAACATGAATAATTGCCTCTACAAGACTCCATCTGCAACACAGACTGGCCACATGGACATGATCATCCACCAGCAGCAACAACAGGCACACAGTATAAGTCGCAGCTTGATGAATCCCAATTCCACATCACCAGACCAATTGTCATACAGTAACACCAAGCCCTTGTCTCATTTTGATCCAGAGCCAGGGCAGATCTCTTCAATCCTGGGTTCTCAGACCAAGCCTTCTGTCTTGCATTATACACAGCCGCAGCCTTCGGCACCAGTGCAGCAGCAGCCTACTCCACCATCAGGTCATCTCCAAAGTCAAGCAATCCAGCGGGCACAGTTACCAATTGCATTGCAGCAAAAGATGTTGCTCCAGAAGATGCAACAAAGTCAACAGCCTTCAGCATTGCAATATCCACTGTCCCAACATCGACAGGTATGAGTTAGCCCTCTTGTAAATGTCTTGGGGCATCCAtggaataaatatttccatttgtTCCATTTTTTGTTGTGAATCTAGCAAGGTGTTTGTCAAATTACCTGATGATCATGGTCAACTGAGTGCTGCAGGTTTGCAGTGACAGATGATAAGAGTAAGTATTGTATAATGTTCACTGATATCTCCATCACGCATGTCCTGTCAACAGGCAGACTGATGCCTATATTAATGTTGCAATGGTTTTAATGCATCATGGCCTTATAGTTTCTGATCCAAAGTCAACGCTTGGAGTTTAAAAATCATTCCATTAAAAGCATTTCCTGTGCAATTCAAGACATCAACATTTTTAAGCTTTCACTGGTATTGACATTTTAACAAGGCTATATACCAGTTCTGAAATAGGGTGGGGAATCTCCAGTTGTAAGAAATTGTAGGATATGTTAGCAGTTTAGCATTAAATAATGGGGAGTTTATAAGTATATAAGCAAACACTAGGTTGTGGCCCAATTGTAAGCACCATAATTGATGAAGAAGGAAAAAGGTGAAAAGGAAATTTGCCAGAATTGTTCCAGAAATTAGGGAAAAGTGGATGTGATTGTGAAATTTGAAGCAAAGAAGGTTGTGAAGAGATTCAAAAGAGAATTCTTGGAAAAGGACTTGCAATTCAATAGTGGCTGAACTCCAGAAATCCACTCTGCTAATATTGAAAATCGACAACTGAAAATGAAAAGCTGGTCCCTTAAAACCATTCCCAACATCCTGGACAGCTATTATTGCTAAgcaaggtcagtgaacttgtgacacaaatcagtacaaaggggaATGATTTGGAGGCTATGACAGAAACATAGTTGCAGGGTGGAGATGATTggaaattaaatatccaagggcaTCAGATAATACAAAAACATAGCCAGGAGGTAAGGGAGATGGAATAATGCTCcaaattaaggatgagatcaggacaAAAGTGATAGATGATGCATGAACTAAGGAGAAGAATGTTGATTCCATCTGGACAGAGATTAGTAACAGTAAAGGGAACAAATAATCATTGGTGTTGAGTTGCCTGTTGGCCACCATCTAATAATATTACAATAGTGTGcccaaaaaaacaaacaaataccTGAGTCATGTAAGAATGGGAGGCAATTTGTCATGCAGGACTAAGTTGCATATAGATTGTACAAATCAGGTTGGTTGAGGCAGTCTTGAGGGAGGACTATTTGGTGTGTATCTTCGCAGTGGAAGACATGACTAACATGCCAAAGAACAATTTTATAGCGTCAGTGGGGAGCTGAGGACCTCGATGTAACTGCTATCACTAAAGATGTTGTGCTGAGTGATTTCATGGGGCAAAAGGTAAATAAGTTCagtggtgtttgaggagattctgtgCATCACCGAAGTGAGGTGTGTCACCaaagtgaggtgtttgaggagattcggtaccccttgaaaacttctacaggtataccgtagagagcattctggcgggttgcatcattgtctggtctgGAGaggccaaatctcaggacaagaaaaataacTCCACCGGTTGTtagctcggcctgcaacatcacaaactccactccatcg encodes:
- the maml2 gene encoding mastermind-like protein 2 isoform X2, coding for MDIKRIRVDEGGLAIGQSGHQLSNGQGQTLQGAVTMGPGTPGKDGSLIGTTQANGGDASSGFSLPHNKEMKQEPTESVSCSEHLNNQISNNSMLFESKDDLGMQLLDPDLQDLFDELTNMSGVPPLSDIDLDNMLNPSIRNEEPFSIDIGQQNQSSTPKPHSQLDNPTVKTEYSPGFTQAPGGSPQMRPPSTGPPYSMANPAMSVPSPISSAAQSQNQPQQSLPTAPNRSLSNWHDLSHAQQLKKIADNRQQHALLQHQQQNPAASWPPAPQSGPSSGNFGQEKIPSPSLHQQPFSSPNSLLTGVSTNSNQSKNMNNCLYKTPSATQTGHMDMIIHQQQQQAHSISRSLMNPNSTSPDQLSYSNTKPLSHFDPEPGQISSILGSQTKPSVLHYTQPQPSAPVQQQPTPPSGHLQSQAIQRAQLPIALQQKMLLQKMQQSQQPSALQYPLSQHRQDQNSVVGTAPGPSQVPNTCPNPSTGNSYINNAHQAVLKQQLMEKKQAMQRQMMEHQKLLYRQQILADTEKMNTQDQLNRHLTRPPPDYKEQRRNLARISQPSQYPGAASAMGLNTSQSLPNSAPNHRVIPPTSGLLQVNSPSNQGPRMPPISGTQSDRAIGMYGSASASQQAAYTVSSSVNQLQHHTSQSQMGMAQNNVMIQRQPTLGQGTMSGFGTASVGSSAISQQPMRPVLNHISTSMSAQTQRLTNMMTNSGLAPQNWTSQGVQVTPKQAQIGPNIRFSNNSLFPNQSMQPNMSNQHFAQRGMAPPNQIAPGVQMRPLAQMNQAMSGQTIGSLSGSTPRANQPRPQPQAMAVMNQSAASIAVISQAPSVQTLPTTNFPSTNQPPRSYQGTNHNSDLAFDFLSQQGDNALSGLSSDPDFFESLIKSGNDDWMKDLNLDEILGQHS